Genomic segment of Nostoc sp. TCL240-02:
GCAACAGCTAAGAAGTAGGGAGATAAGTCTAAGCCTGTAATTTTAGCTTGAGAATAAATTGCTTGTAGGGCAAAAGTACTCAAGCCAACACTACACCCTACATCTAAGATATCTTGCGGCTCATTAGGGATTTGGCTTTTTAGAATATTATGGTAACTTTGGCGCAGCATAGGATCGCCTTGCGCTTCTTCAGCGCCTTCCACAACCTTAGCGTGGACAGCATAAGCAGCAGGTTCTACTTCAAAAGCGGCTTGCCAACTGAGATTTCCGGTTTCGTAGGCATGGAATGAGGTGACGTAGTAACCAGGGTAGGAAAGCTGAGGATTTTCTATTTGAGTTAGATCAGCCTTCCAATCACGCGCCTGTAGTGTCTCTACTTCTTGCGTCCAAGGTACGCCAATTCTCTCGGCACGTTTAATCATCATTTGACGGGCTTGATGTTTGGCTAAGTTGGCTAAAGGCTTGATTGCCAGTACGCCATTTACCAAGCGTGAAGCGAAGCCAGGATTAGTTTTTACAGCAGTCATAAATTAATTTGCGTTCACAGCTTTTTTACTTATGACATAATTGCTGGACAGCAGTCTAGAAATGAATTGAAT
This window contains:
- a CDS encoding class I SAM-dependent methyltransferase, which produces MTAVKTNPGFASRLVNGVLAIKPLANLAKHQARQMMIKRAERIGVPWTQEVETLQARDWKADLTQIENPQLSYPGYYVTSFHAYETGNLSWQAAFEVEPAAYAVHAKVVEGAEEAQGDPMLRQSYHNILKSQIPNEPQDILDVGCSVGLSTFALQAIYSQAKITGLDLSPYFLAVANYRAGQRQAKINWLHAQAESTGLPDASFDLVSIFLMCHELPQSATRQILAEMRRVLRPGGCLAIMDMNPKSEVYQKMPAYILTLLKSTEPYLDEYFALDIQQAIIEAGFQTPTITNNTHRHRTVIAQVSG